The genome window GTTGATCGAGTCACAGAGGTACGAGGCTTCACTGACAAACAGAAGGAGGAATACTTCAGCAAGAGAATCAGTGATGAGAGTCTGAACCACAGAATCATCTCACACCTGAAGTCATCCAGGAGCCTGTACATCATGTGTCACATCCCAGTGTTCTGCTGGATTTCAGCCACTGTTCTAGAGAGAATGTTGAGTGAAGCAGAGATTGAAGGAGAGATCCCCAAGACTCTCACTCAAATGTACACACACTTCCTGATCATTCAGACACACATCAAACATCAGAAGGACTATGAGAAGAAAGTGTAGAATGATGAAGACATGATCTTCAAACTGGGCAAACTGGCCTTTGAGCAGCTTGTGAAAGGCAATGTGATCTTCTATGATGAGGACCTGAGAGAGTGTGGCATTGATGTAGCAGAAGCATCAGTGTACTCAGGATTGTGCACTCAGATCTTCAGAGAGGAGTTTGGCTGGTATCAGGGGAAAGTTTACTGCTTTCTTCATCTGATCTTTCAGGAACATCTCGCAGCTCTTTACGTGCACCTTGAACTtataaacaacaacagaaatgtGCTTGACCAGCAAGAATCTCACAAATCTGAAATTCCATTGACAATGTTAAGGTTACACAAGTGTGCAATTGATAAAGCCTTACAAAGTAAGAACGGACATCTAGATCTTCTGCTTCGCTTCCTCATGGGATTCTCAATGGATTCAAATCACATCCTTCTAGAAGGGTTTTTGGTAAAAAGGCCGCATAGCTTCCAGGAACAAGGGAAAACTATTGAGTATCTGAAGGAAAAAATCAGAGACGCATTTTGTCCAAAGCAGTGTGTGAATCTTTTTCACTGTCTACGTGAACTTAATGATCATTCTTTAACCGATGAAATCCAACGCCTTCTGAACTCTGGAAAAGTGAACAGGCAATACATGACTCATGAACTCTGGTTAGCTCTGCTGTATCTTCTCATGATGTCAGATGAAAAGTTTGATGAGTTTGACCTGAGAAAATACGGAGGATCAGAAGAAATCCTTCGTTGGCTGCTCCCGGTGGTCAAGTTATCTCCAAAGGCCCAGTaagaattcattcatttttattgcggtcatacataaaatacagtttatgtagTGTACTTGTTCTGTTAGGTTACAGGACTGTAACATCACAGTGAAGGGCTGTGCTTTTCTGTCTTTGGTTCTAACGTCACGGTCCAACGTGAGACAGCTGGACCTGAGCAAAAACAACAACCTACAGGACTCAGGAGTGGAGATGCTCTGTGTCGGAGTAATGAGATCACACTACACGCCATTAGTGTAAGCTCTGAATGTGTATAAAGATAAAATATGGAACCTTATTTTGCTCATTTTACTGGGATAAATGAAATGATTGCAAGAAATGTATGTCTCTCTCGTCAGGATGACAACGTTTTTGACCCTAGGAACTGATTCGGATAATGAACAAAAACTTCTTACCAATTGTGccgattattttaaatatacggCTGGCCTGCAGGACACAGAGTGCGGCCTGGAATCTCTGAAGTAGGTTTGGTTTCTCAATCAATGCCAAATTGAAATGCTGTAAACTCTGACAGTCCTCAGCCCACACAAGTGCTTGCTGTAAGCTTGGGATTGCAGTATCaatgtgttttttgtctgtTGGCTGTAGACTCAAGGACTGTGGAGTAACAGAAGATGGCTGTGTTCTCCTCAGCACAGCTCTGAGTTTAAACCTTTCACACCTGAGAGAGCTGGACCTGAGCTGGAATCCTGTAGGAAACTCTGGAGTCAAACATCTCTGTGCAGTTCTGAAGAAAACTGAATGTGCACTACAGATACTGAAGCGAGTTCAATTCTATTGTCTCAATATTACATGCTATgataaaagtacactgtaacactttgctgtagtttttgcagcaggtttgccagtaacttactgtagatttaattactacttaatatactttccagttagtactgttttcaattactttaatcaaaatgaaaactctttgacttttgagattcaaaatgagcaagaagagactgctATAGGCACAGaaaaactgcaaaaaatgacattcttcctgtagctttcctgtagctcagtggtaagagcatggcgctaacaacgccaagatcgtgggttcgatcccaggggattgcacatacaacttagaaacaaaaaatgtataggataatgcaatgtaagtcgctttggataaaagcgtctgccaaatgcataaatgtcttcCAAAGCCGTTTTctgtaaacatatttaaaacttcttaaaggggtcatatggcgcgaatacgtgtttttctgtgtctttggtgtgttataagttgcccatgcatgtattagacacgtaaaattgcaaaaatgaaattgtcggaacaaaagatgctttctatctaaaagcgaatgctcacccagacctgcctgaaacgcctcgtgtagccacacccccacaaattcacctcagttcgtggtatgatttgactaagatcgCCCAaatgtttactcaagtaaggtggtcgcctgtcagtacatttgctttggaacctgatgtttcaaatatggtaagaggcgttacatttccgtcacacgcttgcagtattccaccaatcactacgcactggttaactggccaatcatagcacacctcgcttttcagaacgatgagctttgtaaaaaatctgcgtgtttcagagaggcggggcaaagaggagaaacAAATGTggaatgtggaaaatacagcgtttttgaaccttaaatcgtgtatacacattgaattacatctaaaacaaaccataatattatttttagcagtgacatatgacccctttaaattacgatacatttacataagaaAAGTGCctcaagatatttagtcttgttttatgaaagaaaaatatataaactaggtaagtttatgcttaaaacaaaattgtttattaaatctacagtaagttactggcaaatcTGCTGCAAAATTACTGCAAAGTTTTACACAGCGAGTCATTAGAAAACATAACGTTTACAAACTTACAATTTTCTCTCAGGCTAAATACATGTGGAATAACAGAGGAAATTTGTGCCGCTCTGGCTTCAGCTCTAAGTTCAAAGACGTCCGGTCTGATCGAGCTTGATCTGAGTGTAAATGCTCTAcaagattcaggagtgaagctgatctcAGCCGGACTGAAGAATTCTCACTGTCAACTGAAGATACTGAGGTAAAGGACTTTATCCGAGTGATCAGAATTGATGCAAAATCTCGAAAGCATTATATTAGCTATTTAGcacaatttctttttttaaatagcccACCATCTAATGCTTGCAAATACACCGTCTACTCTTCAGGTTGTCAAACTGCAGTGTTACAAAGGAAGGCGTCTCCGCTCTGGCTGAAGCTCTGAACtcaaacccctcacacctgACAGAGCTCGACCTGCGGGACAATCGTCTGAAACAATCAGACGTGAATCTTCTCTCCACGATACAGGACAAAGTTATCACATAAACAGAGGaaacagtattaaaataacACACAATGTGGATGTCatctattttttgttttgctttacgGGGCGGTTTCTCATACTGGGTTTAAGACTAgccctagactaaaataaatgttagtttTGCATTGACATATCTTCAAATACATCAGTACCATTGATTTATCTCAAAATGCTcataagtaatgtttttttaaatgtgcgtTTCTAAAAAgtacttaaatgtcctaatttaggCCTAGTCTTGATTTAAGATAATctttgtctgggaaaccaccctaCATGAATTTTAATGTGACAAAAAATTCAGTTGTTTCAGGCTGTTTAAGTAACACAGACACAATTTCTTAgcaattcataaaaaaaaagaattgttttgCCTTTGAAATGTGAGATGTAAGTTACATACAACAATTGATAAAATCCTCTTAAATCATTTATGCCTGTGGCAGCTCACCTGGATGTGCATTTTGTCATCATCCTCTCATATTTCCTCTTACATACTGTAATTTATTTGCTTTGAGAAAATCACCTCTGGGCAggcaaaataaacacttttatcCTGAACATATGAACACCACAGCATATGTAAtctttttccattttattttaagaacTAGATACAAAAGATCATAAATAGAGGTTATAAGTTAGATGCGCCTAAAGAGAAAAAGCAGACTGTGTGACTCCTCATCTATTAAACGAGCCACTGATATACAATGTGTAACTGTCAAAATGAACACTAACAACATTCTGTTAACATCTTTCGTGCATGtggaaaaagaaaatgtgaCGAAATCCAAATCTGTACATGGAAATGGAAAAGCTGGTATTATGTACATGATaaaaaaaacgattaaaaaCCATTGTATGTACATACAACATTATGTACAGTGTACGTCTAAAACAAGTTTCAAAACTTGCCATCATCAATACAGGCAGGCATTGGATTAAGTCATTTCTTTTGTTACCTCAAAAACTGCAACATGAGTAATTTAAGACTAAATCTTACCTAGGTTTATTTCCTCATTTCCAtgattttttaacaaataaagcaaaaagaaaTTCCATTCAGCAATACCTCTGAAAAGCTTCTCCATCTGGCCttcataaaacaaacacactcgCTCCAAACGTTCTGTTAGTTTCAGTTGAAAAAGCTGAAAATCTCCCGAGGCAAACGATCCGTTGGAATATAATGTTCACGGGATCATTTCCCTTCCACTGAGGGCAAACACTTCATACTCTCATGATTCCAGAGTCCTGTCAAACACACACCTTCACTTCCTCAGTGCTGGAACAAAAGCTTCAGTAACGTCTTCAAACACTTGAATTGTCTGCAGAAGGCTGGTTCAAAAATCCTCAAACGTCACGAAGACAACCAgcagaaaaaaatcaacacaATTCCTCATGAAAATGCAGAGGTGCAGGAAAAACTGCAGCTTGACTCGTTCATTTTGATCTTTATATTCCATTAAAGTGCAGAAGTGAAATATTCCTTCcctcttagttcatgttaaccaACATGATGTTTGCTTTACACCTCATCCTGGATCACACAGGAACCTTCTTATCTTGCATTTGATGCAATCCAGACAATAAATCCTGAATACCGGTCAAGATCTTTCTTTGATGTGCCGTGCATGTGATTCCCATGTTGGCCAGATCCCTAAAAAAGAAACCATTTATTTTTCTCATGATCAGTAAAAtgtgtgttaatgtgtgtgtgtgttttaacacTCACTCCTGGTTTATTTGTATAACGCTTTCTAGACCGCAGTGTCCGGCTGCGCTGAAGTTGtctctgtattgttttaatcCGATGACTTTCAACCACTCTTCAGCAGAACccaacgagggggcggggcttCCAGAGGGGGCGTGGTGCAGCGTGGATGGATGGGGCCTGGGGATAAAAAGATTAGGCACATcacaaaattacttttttaaaattcCTACGGACTCACGTTGTCCCAAACCTAAATGACCAGAGAGTCTCAGTCACCATTTACTTGTATTGCATCTTTTTtcttacaatgaaagtgaatggtgactgaagCTTTCAGTTACTAACATTCTGAGTTTGAATCaacttgtaaataataaaaattcctTTTCAAACTAATTCTTTAGGATCCAAAAATGTGAATATAAATTTCCTGTCATATATAGCtgtggaaaaaataagagaccatttcaaagcacCATATCAGTTTCCCTGAATTTGCTATCTattggtatgtgtttaggtaaaatgtacatttttgtttcattctgtgaactactaacaatatttctcccaaatttaaaaaatatattgttgctatttgtatttatttgcagaaaatgaaactaacagaaaagatgctctgtatttttttcagaccttaaatactgcataagttcatattcacttttaagcaatacaacatatTTCTGTGTCTTTACGAAAAGTTCAAAgtaattttttatgtgataacctgtatttttatcacagttttcatgtgtcttgtcatgctgtcagtctttcacattgctgttggatgactttttgtcactcctgagcagtgttgggtaagttactctgaaaaagtaattaattactagttactaattacacattcgataatgtaattagattactgtacaagttactctcttcaaaaagtatttaattacttattactaattactttctatatcctacatcaaccttgatgagttaagtgattcaaggatagacatgaaacggctcttttaattcattaaaataaataatataaactacataaagtattattattaattacaaatgtgagaattatacattaaagcacggattttaaagttagactttgagtTTGGATGTAAactcctcttctgcacacacacattacacaaagtatttagtttaattacatcagaagtaactgtaattaaattacagacaaaataagagtaatcccttactttactttttcaagggaaaagtaattaaattacagtaactaattacttagtaactagttacacccaacactgctcctgAGGTTGgaactggactggaatgaccacaatacatctagaaatgctgatgaaataaaattttggaatggtctcttcagtttttccgtggctgtatatacAGTCTGCTTTATATAAGGGAAAGGTTGTGCGCTGTCTCTACACGTCTACAAAGTGTACATCTGTTTACCTGCTGGTGTCTCCTGCTATCCTCTTGAGTGTGGCTGGATTGCGTATGAGTTTGTCTAGCATGTTGACTATCTGGCTGAATTTGGGTCTGTCTGCCCGTTCCCTCATCCAGCACTCCAGCATGAGCTGATGTAACGCCAGCGGACACTCCATGGGCGGTGGCAACCGGTAACCTTCCTCTATCGCCTTTATCACCTAGGAAACAGAGAGGAAATGAGTTATGCCATTCAATTAGTTTGTATAATTTGGCATGGTGCACAACGTTATGCAACGATGAAGTGCTATTGTATTATTCCATGGTACCATGGTAACGAAAGAAGTAAAGGTTTGACCTAAATAAATAAGACCAGGAATCTGACTGGCGGTACAGTGGCACTTACATCCTGATTGCTCATGTCCCAATATGGTCGTTCTCCGTATGACATCACTTCCCACATGACGACGCCATAGCTCCACACGTCACTAGCCGAAGTGAACTTCCTGTATGTGATGGCTTCTGGAGCGGTCCAGCGAATCGGAATCTTTCCTCCCTGTGATGAACGGGTTTGTGTTATTAGCAATGTTTACTATACGGTTACATATAAACATAATTTCACAACATCctgtttgttttctgtcttttatttattttatttcgcTTTTAATTGAGTGGACTATTAAGACAGAAATCCAAGTCATTGTGTCGACGCCTGAATGTTTTAGTCCATTAATCTGATACTTGCCTAAGTTTTACGTTGAAAATCAAAAAAACGGCCACAGATGTGTTCTGCGTCAACATCCCATTAACTTGTTTATAGAGCTGCATAAAAGCAGTATGACACTCGCACTGAACATCAACACAGCTGTGATGAATCAATGTATATAAATCAAAGTAAACACACTCTGGTGGTGTAAGCTCCTTCTGGTTCATCTTCAAGCACTCTGGACATCCCGAAGTCGGAGACCTTGCACACCAGGTTGCTGTTCACCAGAATGTTCCGAGCCGCCAGGTCCCGATGAACGTAACTCATGTCGGATAAATACTTCATACCGGACGCGACGCCCCTCAGCACCCCCACCAGCTGGATAACAGTGAAGCGGCCGTCATTCTTCTGAAACAGAGAGACTTAGCGGTGACACGTCGCCCATCAAAGTGAATGAATCATGAAGGTCAATTAAAGGACCGGGAAAGCGGATGAATCTCTTTCTCCAGGTTTGAAGATAAACTGCATCTCATATTCGTGTGATCTGTATGAATCTGAAAGCTCTTACTCTGAGAAACATATCCAGCGAGCCGTTCTCCATGTACTCTGTGATGATCATAACAGGTTTGCCTGCaatcggagagagagagagagagagagagagacttcatAAGCTGCTGTTCATATGCGAAAAACACAACCCAACTTATTTAACTTTCCACTTTAACTTTCCTACCGACAGTATTTGCATGGCAAAGACAAACTGTGCTAATGAAACACTTTTTCTTAATATTTAGCACGACATGAAGCTTAATATACTAACCAGATGCAAACATCAGATTCAAGACAATGAAACCGTGTTATTCtaaaatcaacacacacacagttacgtgtcatttattattattattttttgttcgcTTTCCGCTTGCTGGAGTGGTTTAGTTTTGTTAGtttaatttgttgtttattttatactcgTGTTAACTTTTCGTACATTTCTTTGTAGTAACGGTAGTGGTTTTATTTAGTTCACTTTTTTGGAAGTTTGGAAGAGTAGTGAGGGAAGCAGAGGTCCGGAAGACTCacctgttttcttttctttttcggGAGCGAGGTACGATCTTTCCTGTAGGACAGGTGTAGTCAGGTTGTCTTTTTGTTTCCTTAGCTACCCTGCCTGTTACTATGAATTATTTTGCCTTTATTCGTTTATAcatattttgtgtatatttacttGTTGATATTATCCTGTTTTGATTGTTCATGGAATTTATTTcgttctatttttttattaaaagagaCAGATTATTTGTCATCAAGCTTCTGTGGTTTATATACATGTTCGGCCATGACCGacaatttttgggtgattttTAAAACGAGCTACTTGAATCGGTTCCGTAACACAAAAGCACAGTGGCTGTTTGATTGACAGTTGGTCAATGATTTTTCCCCTATAGAGGAAGTGCGGTAAAATAAGCTCATCCAGACTTATTGTCAGCCATCTTTTTCAGTGT of Triplophysa rosa linkage group LG14, Trosa_1v2, whole genome shotgun sequence contains these proteins:
- the LOC130564832 gene encoding LOW QUALITY PROTEIN: protein NLRC3-like (The sequence of the model RefSeq protein was modified relative to this genomic sequence to represent the inferred CDS: substituted 1 base at 1 genomic stop codon) — protein: MSQINDKKYTCIEEKRSDSPEPSCLSVKSDQFMPVELNGGDLSSDESSGERLNSSVPGVLSMKSDKSMTMPIHLKHKESLLDQSSGERLNSSVPGVLSMKSDKSMTMPIHLKHKESLLDQSSGERLNSSVPGVLSMKSDKSMTMPIHLKHEESLPDQSSGERFNSSVPSVLSLKSDKSMSTPIHLHHEESLPDPSSSERFNSNVPSVLSMKSDKSMAMPMHLKHEDSLPDQSSGKRFNPSVPRDKPVVMPINLKHKESLPDQKNDPPSFDSEIQQRFKSQMKTKHRCVFEGLAKQENPTLLNEIYTELYITESESGEISNEHEVRQIEIQSRRTATEDTPIKCNDIFKALPAQDKPIRRVLTKGVAGIGKTVSVQKFILDWAEGKENQDVHLIFPLPFREINLMKNQTRSLLHLLHLFFPETKEMEISSGEYKVLFIFDGLDECRVSLDFHSSVRLCDVIESASVDVILTNLMAGNLLPSALIWITSRPAAADLIPSECVDRVTEVRGFTDKQKEEYFSKRISDESLNHRIISHLKSSRSLYIMCHIPVFCWISATVLERMLSEAEIEGEIPKTLTQMYTHFLIIQTHIKHQKDYEKKVXNDEDMIFKLGKLAFEQLVKGNVIFYDEDLRECGIDVAEASVYSGLCTQIFREEFGWYQGKVYCFLHLIFQEHLAALYVHLELINNNRNVLDQQESHKSEIPLTMLRLHKCAIDKALQSKNGHLDLLLRFLMGFSMDSNHILLEGFLVKRPHSFQEQGKTIEYLKEKIRDAFCPKQCVNLFHCLRELNDHSLTDEIQRLLNSGKVNRQYMTHELWLALLYLLMMSDEKFDEFDLRKYGGSEEILRWLLPVVKLSPKAQLQDCNITVKGCAFLSLVLTSRSNVRQLDLSKNNNLQDSGVEMLCVGVMRSHYTPLVMTTFLTLGTDSDNEQKLLTNCADYFKYTAGLQDTECGLESLKLKDCGVTEDGCVLLSTALSLNLSHLRELDLSWNPVGNSGVKHLCAVLKKTECALQILKLNTCGITEEICAALASALSSKTSGLIELDLSVNALQDSGVKLISAGLKNSHCQLKILRLSNCSVTKEGVSALAEALNSNPSHLTELDLRDNRLKQSDVNLLSTIQDKVIT